One part of the Bdellovibrio sp. KM01 genome encodes these proteins:
- a CDS encoding response regulator → MANILIVDDQKSILMTLEALLSSDGHSVVQATNAIDAVHHLTQEKFDLVITDAIMPGGSDGYALTRTIRKQPQLVKLPVILLTGKREKSDVEKGLEAGVNDYIIKPIDPDMLLAKVRTIVSADANQGAAFSDAAVSIKAEWEIKNEIVAVSELGFTLHSSVPMPIGKILRIKSTIFNEIGIDPVAIRIDSCEDLNPIENAWKIHGHFVGIAEKELTPLRLFIRAKQSKAS, encoded by the coding sequence ATGGCCAATATACTTATCGTAGATGATCAAAAAAGTATTCTGATGACTCTCGAAGCTTTACTAAGCTCCGATGGACACTCTGTCGTACAGGCAACCAATGCCATCGATGCCGTTCATCATCTGACACAAGAAAAATTCGATCTGGTTATCACGGATGCTATCATGCCAGGTGGCAGCGATGGATATGCTCTGACACGCACGATCCGTAAGCAACCTCAACTGGTTAAGTTACCGGTGATTTTGCTAACAGGTAAGCGTGAAAAAAGCGACGTGGAAAAAGGGTTGGAAGCAGGCGTAAACGATTACATCATCAAGCCAATTGATCCTGACATGTTGTTGGCAAAAGTGCGCACGATTGTTTCCGCGGACGCGAATCAAGGTGCGGCATTCAGTGACGCCGCTGTTTCAATAAAAGCCGAGTGGGAAATCAAAAATGAAATCGTCGCGGTTTCTGAGCTGGGTTTCACTCTGCATTCATCAGTGCCGATGCCAATTGGTAAGATCCTAAGAATTAAGAGTACGATCTTTAACGAAATTGGTATTGATCCAGTGGCCATTCGCATTGATTCCTGCGAAGACTTAAATCCCATTGAAAACGCCTGGAAAATCCACGGCCACTTCGTCGGTATCGCTGAAAAAGAACTAACTCCACTGCGCCTGTTCATTCGCGCCAAACAAAGCAAAGCCAGCTAA
- a CDS encoding alpha/beta fold hydrolase — translation MKLVKLITTSFVLLGLSLPASAKTIVLVHGAFADGSSWEKIIPALRSAGHKVIAVQNPLTSMADDIAATTRALDNLSEKALLVGHSYGGAVITQVGTHANVGGLVYVAAFAPDENQSVQESVANYPIPPGFGELVIDKFGFATLSDKGMKEYFAQDVGEEQQGIMLSTQGPTYAGIFMTKLTTAAWKTQPTAYIVAENDFMIQPDAQRDFAKRMKATTLSLPSSHVPMISKPAEVAAAILAAAELMPAKNIK, via the coding sequence ATGAAACTAGTGAAACTGATTACGACAAGTTTTGTATTGCTGGGACTGTCACTGCCCGCGTCTGCAAAAACCATCGTCCTGGTTCATGGCGCTTTCGCCGACGGATCTTCCTGGGAAAAAATCATTCCCGCATTAAGATCTGCTGGCCATAAAGTGATTGCCGTGCAAAACCCTCTGACTTCCATGGCCGATGATATTGCTGCAACCACACGGGCACTGGATAACTTAAGCGAAAAAGCCCTTTTGGTCGGGCACTCCTATGGCGGAGCGGTGATCACTCAGGTGGGAACTCATGCGAACGTCGGGGGCCTGGTTTACGTGGCCGCTTTTGCACCGGATGAAAATCAATCGGTCCAAGAATCAGTGGCAAACTATCCGATCCCGCCAGGATTCGGCGAACTGGTGATTGATAAATTTGGCTTTGCCACATTGTCAGACAAGGGCATGAAAGAATATTTCGCCCAGGACGTCGGCGAAGAACAGCAAGGTATTATGCTTTCAACTCAAGGTCCGACTTATGCCGGGATCTTTATGACGAAACTGACGACGGCGGCTTGGAAAACACAACCCACGGCTTATATCGTCGCAGAAAATGATTTTATGATTCAGCCCGATGCTCAACGTGATTTTGCGAAACGCATGAAAGCCACAACATTGAGTCTGCCCTCCAGCCACGTACCGATGATTTCAAAACCTGCCGAAGTCGCAGCCGCTATTTTAGCCGCCGCGGAATTAATGCCAGCGAAAAATATTAAATAA
- a CDS encoding MFS transporter — protein MQPSSALSDFKKLISARFLFTLAVQMQAVVVGWRIYELTQDPLSLGLMGLAEAIPALGLALYAGYIVDRSRPIKVYRWVLEGSLISAGILLIAGFYGARLSDHWQIVALYLSSIFSGAARAFSQPSMYAILPKMTKREGLSKALAWMSTAMQTARVSGPALGGLIFGFLGLEVAYSVIFVLLIGALFATYKIQMQIEAPAGAGESHAMVEELKSGVRFVFGHPILLPALSLDMISVLFGGVTALMPIYAKEILAVGPRGLGILRAAPAVGAMVMGFILTRIAIRKNAGKYLLTAVFGFGLSILVFAVSKNFYLSIFALGFSGIFDSVSVVIRSTAVQLASPDHMRGRISSVNSMFIGSSNEVGEFESGVAAKFLGTVPAACFGAVMCLVTVSVIAWKSPTLRNMDMDKVTPY, from the coding sequence ATGCAACCGTCCTCGGCTCTTTCTGATTTTAAAAAGCTTATCTCTGCAAGATTTCTCTTCACCTTAGCTGTGCAAATGCAAGCTGTGGTTGTTGGGTGGAGAATTTACGAACTCACTCAAGACCCTTTGTCTTTGGGGCTCATGGGACTTGCGGAAGCCATTCCCGCCTTGGGCCTGGCTTTGTATGCAGGCTATATCGTCGATCGTTCTCGTCCTATCAAAGTTTATCGTTGGGTGCTTGAAGGCAGTTTGATTTCTGCAGGAATTCTACTGATTGCGGGATTCTATGGAGCTCGCTTATCAGATCACTGGCAGATCGTGGCCCTTTATCTGTCGTCGATTTTTTCTGGAGCGGCTCGCGCTTTTTCGCAGCCCTCGATGTATGCCATTCTTCCTAAAATGACCAAGCGAGAAGGTTTATCCAAAGCCTTGGCTTGGATGAGCACAGCGATGCAGACAGCCCGCGTGTCGGGGCCGGCATTGGGTGGTTTGATTTTTGGTTTCTTGGGATTGGAAGTTGCGTATTCGGTGATTTTTGTCCTGTTGATTGGTGCTTTGTTTGCGACTTATAAAATTCAAATGCAGATCGAAGCTCCCGCTGGTGCTGGAGAATCCCATGCGATGGTGGAAGAATTGAAATCAGGCGTGCGCTTTGTTTTTGGCCATCCGATTTTGTTGCCAGCACTTTCCCTGGATATGATTTCCGTATTGTTCGGCGGAGTAACAGCGTTGATGCCCATCTATGCGAAAGAAATTTTAGCAGTGGGGCCCCGCGGTTTAGGAATTTTACGAGCTGCACCGGCCGTTGGTGCCATGGTGATGGGCTTTATTCTTACTCGGATCGCTATTCGTAAAAATGCGGGTAAGTATTTGCTGACTGCCGTTTTTGGGTTTGGTCTGAGCATTTTAGTTTTTGCCGTCAGCAAGAATTTTTATCTGTCCATATTTGCGCTGGGCTTTAGCGGAATCTTTGATAGCGTCAGCGTGGTGATCCGAAGTACTGCGGTGCAATTGGCTTCTCCTGATCATATGCGTGGAAGAATATCATCTGTTAACTCGATGTTCATCGGCTCGTCCAATGAAGTGGGTGAATTTGAATCCGGGGTGGCGGCAAAGTTTCTTGGTACGGTCCCCGCAGCGTGTTTCGGTGCAGTGATGTGTTTGGTGACCGTGAGTGTGATCGCCTGGAAGTCTCCGACACTAAGAAATATGGATATGGATAAGGTCACACCGTATTAA
- a CDS encoding murein L,D-transpeptidase catalytic domain family protein: MLVKKQNSSVRSRATLFFAATLLTLGIAANAKAQTEPTLPDDPAEEQVVTTPAVVEPMLRTMAAPDLSISAYDKETILMKYDHVDPKNIVPTQALIDALIYFEKNKSSFKNQNYISIINFSQSSKTPRFYIIDLNSGGVWPIHVAHGKNSDPNHDGFATSFSNTSGSNKSSLGFYRTAETYSGSHGLSLRLDGLSSTNSNARSRAIVIHGASYVQEKSVIQGRSWGCPAVDMSIRTQVINALKGGSLIYAVLDKGGTGLPAPTNPEPTPTPSPTPIETPAPSPTPAPGYTMAPLAWESSAHPERKQWSQYLQTLVLGEWSSLLKGASDMKNFCPKYSSLNDNQKANAWAQLFVAVARYESAYNPLSRMHETTMGTDAVTKKPVYSEGLLQLSYQDIQWDKWCKFDWSKDKNLSSTSPKKTILDPYINLHCGVGIMAKQIKNKNTIAITSGVYWSTLKPGGKYNQLTSIKSMVKSLPFCQ, encoded by the coding sequence ATGCTTGTTAAAAAGCAAAATTCTTCTGTACGTTCTAGAGCCACGCTGTTTTTCGCCGCAACTTTATTAACCCTGGGTATCGCAGCAAATGCAAAAGCCCAAACTGAACCGACTCTTCCAGATGATCCTGCAGAAGAGCAAGTAGTTACCACACCAGCAGTCGTTGAACCAATGCTAAGAACCATGGCTGCCCCAGATCTTTCGATCTCTGCCTACGATAAAGAAACAATCTTGATGAAGTACGATCATGTGGACCCTAAAAACATCGTTCCGACTCAAGCGTTGATTGATGCTTTGATTTACTTTGAAAAAAATAAATCATCTTTCAAAAATCAAAACTACATCTCTATCATCAATTTCTCGCAAAGTTCCAAAACACCGCGCTTCTATATCATTGACTTGAACTCCGGTGGAGTTTGGCCAATTCACGTAGCCCACGGGAAAAACTCTGATCCAAACCACGATGGTTTCGCGACTTCGTTCTCGAACACTTCTGGTTCCAATAAGTCCTCGTTGGGATTCTATCGTACTGCTGAAACATATTCAGGCAGCCATGGTCTTTCCCTTCGTCTAGATGGTCTTTCTTCAACAAACTCGAATGCCCGTTCACGCGCTATCGTGATCCACGGTGCTTCTTATGTTCAGGAAAAATCAGTGATTCAAGGTCGTTCTTGGGGTTGCCCAGCTGTCGACATGAGCATCCGCACTCAAGTTATCAACGCACTTAAAGGTGGATCTTTGATCTACGCGGTTCTTGATAAAGGTGGTACAGGTCTTCCGGCTCCGACGAACCCGGAACCGACTCCGACCCCATCACCAACACCGATTGAAACACCAGCTCCGTCTCCGACGCCTGCTCCGGGTTACACGATGGCTCCCCTTGCCTGGGAATCATCCGCGCACCCAGAACGCAAACAATGGTCTCAATACTTGCAAACACTTGTATTGGGCGAATGGAGCAGCCTTCTTAAAGGTGCTAGCGACATGAAAAACTTCTGTCCTAAGTACTCAAGCTTAAACGACAACCAAAAAGCAAATGCTTGGGCACAATTGTTCGTGGCAGTTGCTCGCTATGAAAGTGCTTACAACCCACTTTCTCGTATGCACGAAACAACAATGGGTACGGATGCTGTTACTAAAAAGCCAGTTTACTCTGAAGGTTTGTTACAGTTGTCCTACCAGGATATCCAATGGGACAAATGGTGTAAGTTTGACTGGAGCAAAGATAAAAACTTAAGCTCTACAAGCCCTAAGAAAACGATCCTTGATCCATACATCAACCTTCATTGTGGTGTAGGTATCATGGCGAAACAGATCAAAAACAAAAATACGATCGCGATTACTTCAGGAGTTTACTGGTCGACTCTTAAACCAGGTGGCAAATACAATCAGCTGACTTCAATCAAATCCATGGTGAAGTCTCTTCCGTTCTGTCAGTAA
- a CDS encoding lytic transglycosylase domain-containing protein, whose product MRKLVLISFVFLAACASKSRQPTAVADVVQTPPPAGALTLDQALAQGQDATIEYLKSQLKAQPYGSLDARDPAADMATSVRAERIKNDNPDKKQQSAFLKKFRGWSSKKRVTHGEELVADFNCDKALESQALGYSLELDFPDQGARDTSKQLHEKVLACDNISKTESVFRLAVFAIQQNECARAVEYLDKYPAPMERGMRDRQAYLKSFCAVTAESKQANPLGGYGILVSTFQSPAAPSQWYLGVESGDPEWDRLLASMVQLTQDERPETVQYLAGKMNLEKFRSLPQPFQTSMLVLMSANGADLSVFQALHKYLADHPESLTTSVANLLFPIRYWKEIVENSKSADPILVKALIRQESAFNKAARSRARASGLMQLIYPTAKHFGVKKPVQLLNPETNIHAGSEFLAQLIADFGSVELALAAYNAGPAMVRQWQKRYPTENIDLFVEMIPYTETREYVRLVKRNYKIYQSILVKPQILGANQ is encoded by the coding sequence ATGCGCAAACTAGTTCTTATTTCATTCGTATTTTTAGCAGCCTGTGCCTCTAAATCCCGTCAACCGACGGCGGTAGCAGATGTGGTGCAAACACCACCACCAGCAGGTGCATTAACTTTGGATCAAGCTTTGGCTCAAGGCCAGGATGCAACGATCGAATATTTAAAATCTCAACTGAAGGCACAACCTTATGGCAGCTTGGATGCCAGAGATCCAGCCGCTGATATGGCAACTTCGGTTCGGGCTGAGCGCATTAAAAACGACAACCCGGATAAAAAGCAGCAATCCGCTTTCCTTAAAAAGTTTCGCGGTTGGAGTTCTAAGAAACGTGTCACACATGGTGAAGAGTTGGTCGCAGACTTTAATTGTGATAAAGCGCTGGAAAGCCAGGCTCTGGGATACTCCCTGGAATTGGATTTCCCGGACCAGGGAGCTCGCGATACTTCCAAGCAACTGCATGAAAAAGTTTTGGCGTGCGATAATATCTCTAAAACGGAAAGCGTGTTCCGTTTGGCTGTTTTCGCGATTCAACAAAATGAATGTGCTCGCGCGGTCGAGTATCTGGATAAATACCCAGCTCCTATGGAGCGTGGCATGCGCGATCGTCAGGCATACCTAAAAAGCTTTTGCGCTGTCACTGCTGAAAGCAAACAGGCAAATCCATTGGGTGGATATGGCATTTTGGTAAGTACTTTTCAATCTCCAGCGGCTCCCTCGCAATGGTATCTGGGCGTGGAGAGTGGTGATCCGGAATGGGATCGCTTGCTGGCTTCCATGGTTCAGCTAACTCAAGACGAGCGCCCCGAGACGGTTCAATACTTAGCTGGTAAAATGAACTTGGAAAAATTCCGCTCATTGCCTCAGCCATTCCAGACTTCCATGTTGGTATTGATGAGTGCTAATGGTGCTGACTTGTCAGTGTTCCAGGCTCTTCATAAGTATTTGGCAGATCATCCAGAATCCTTAACGACATCTGTCGCAAATCTTCTTTTCCCAATTCGTTATTGGAAAGAAATCGTTGAAAACAGTAAGAGTGCAGATCCTATCCTGGTGAAAGCTCTGATTCGTCAAGAAAGCGCCTTTAACAAGGCGGCTCGCAGCCGCGCTCGCGCATCAGGTCTTATGCAGTTGATTTATCCGACGGCTAAGCACTTTGGCGTTAAAAAGCCTGTGCAGCTTTTAAATCCTGAAACGAATATCCACGCTGGTTCTGAGTTTCTGGCGCAACTGATCGCTGATTTCGGATCTGTAGAGCTGGCATTGGCTGCCTATAATGCGGGACCTGCCATGGTTCGTCAGTGGCAAAAACGTTATCCTACTGAGAATATCGATTTGTTCGTGGAAATGATTCCATATACGGAGACTCGCGAATATGTTCGACTGGTAAAAAGAAACTATAAGATCTATCAGTCGATTCTGGTGAAGCCGCAAATTTTGGGTGCGAATCAATAA
- a CDS encoding cytochrome d ubiquinol oxidase subunit II, whose translation MIEILLFFIAASILLYVVLGGADYGAGILELLPLSQRQAKQRSVVNDAMGPVWEANHMWLILIVVILFMGFPPIFTMVMVHLHIPVVALLVGIVARGTAFTFRHYDAVHDVKSQRVYSLIFSLSSLWTTFWLGVLAGSLWQGRIDPEAQDFIGAYVAPWSGLVPVAMGCFTICICAFLAAVYLVGETKDPELKKYFWKRGFVFNVALICSGGLVFAAAYWEQSAFLTAFLQHPLSIACVVFATLLFFLLWQLLRRNQPLLVRLTAAAQVSLIIMGWFFAIAPAALMTPQGPVTFYQAAAPEATLRQLTYALCIGSALIFPSLFYLMKVFKLSGKSLQGDSTKNDGK comes from the coding sequence GTGATTGAGATTCTTTTATTCTTTATCGCGGCATCGATTTTGTTATATGTCGTTTTGGGTGGCGCCGATTATGGTGCGGGGATTTTGGAACTCCTGCCGCTTTCTCAACGGCAAGCCAAACAGCGCTCGGTGGTGAACGACGCGATGGGCCCGGTCTGGGAAGCCAACCATATGTGGCTCATTCTGATTGTCGTCATTTTATTCATGGGATTTCCTCCAATTTTTACGATGGTGATGGTTCACCTGCATATTCCCGTGGTTGCTTTGTTGGTGGGTATTGTAGCGCGGGGAACGGCTTTTACATTTCGCCATTACGATGCCGTTCACGATGTGAAATCACAACGGGTTTACTCGTTGATATTTAGCCTCTCCAGTTTGTGGACCACATTCTGGTTGGGAGTTTTGGCAGGCAGTTTATGGCAGGGACGTATAGATCCGGAAGCACAGGATTTTATCGGGGCGTACGTCGCGCCGTGGTCGGGACTGGTGCCAGTTGCAATGGGATGCTTTACCATTTGCATCTGCGCGTTTTTAGCTGCGGTCTATCTGGTGGGGGAGACCAAAGATCCGGAGCTGAAAAAATATTTTTGGAAACGGGGATTTGTATTTAATGTCGCTTTGATTTGCTCGGGGGGGTTGGTTTTTGCTGCAGCTTACTGGGAACAAAGTGCCTTTTTAACGGCATTTCTGCAGCATCCGTTATCTATTGCCTGCGTCGTTTTTGCTACGTTGCTATTTTTTCTTTTGTGGCAGCTATTAAGACGAAATCAACCTTTACTGGTTCGTTTGACTGCGGCAGCGCAGGTATCTTTGATAATTATGGGCTGGTTTTTTGCAATCGCTCCGGCTGCATTGATGACACCTCAAGGTCCGGTGACTTTTTATCAAGCTGCAGCGCCTGAAGCCACATTGCGCCAGTTAACCTATGCTTTGTGCATCGGCAGTGCTTTGATATTTCCCAGCCTTTTTTACCTTATGAAAGTGTTTAAGCTTTCAGGCAAAAGTTTGCAGGGCGACTCCACAAAGAACGATGGCAAATAA
- a CDS encoding cytochrome ubiquinol oxidase subunit I has product MDDLLAARSTMAFSLGFHIIFASIGMVMPFFMAVAHFLYLKKNRTEDLELTKLWMKGVAILFAVGAVSGTVLSFELGLLWPGFMKHAGAIIGMPFSWEGTAFFLEAIAIGLYLYGWNRMNRWVHWTAGLIVGISGFASGVFVVAANSWMNSPAGFEWVNGQAINIDPVAAMFNRSWLHQTLHMQVAAIQAVGFAVAGMHAFLLLKRKNSTLHMRALKIAMAFATVASLIQPLVGHFAAQKVAEYQPAKLAAMEAHFHTEPRASLIIGGIPDVNTGEVHGAIKLPGMLSFLAFNDFNATVKGLYDFPREDWPPVMVTHFAFQIMVGLGSLMIGLGLLYVFLIRKNILPNWFLKILIGAAPLGFVAIEAGWVVTEVGRQPWIIYGVMKTRDAVTPMPGIQFHFYLFLVLYLFLSFVTAWLFRRQLQVAEGNMTKEAQGD; this is encoded by the coding sequence ATGGACGATTTACTTGCCGCACGCTCAACGATGGCTTTCTCGTTGGGCTTTCATATTATTTTCGCCTCGATCGGCATGGTCATGCCGTTTTTTATGGCGGTGGCGCATTTTCTTTATCTTAAAAAAAATCGTACGGAAGATTTAGAGCTTACCAAGCTATGGATGAAAGGTGTCGCGATCCTTTTTGCGGTGGGTGCGGTTTCTGGGACCGTCCTGTCTTTCGAATTGGGTTTGTTGTGGCCTGGATTTATGAAGCATGCCGGAGCGATTATCGGGATGCCTTTTTCTTGGGAAGGCACTGCATTTTTTTTGGAAGCAATTGCCATCGGACTTTATCTTTACGGTTGGAATCGCATGAATCGTTGGGTGCATTGGACAGCGGGCTTGATCGTGGGAATTTCCGGCTTTGCATCCGGAGTGTTCGTGGTCGCAGCAAATAGCTGGATGAATTCACCCGCCGGTTTTGAATGGGTGAACGGACAAGCCATCAATATTGATCCGGTGGCGGCTATGTTTAACCGCTCCTGGCTTCATCAAACTCTTCACATGCAGGTCGCAGCGATACAGGCCGTCGGCTTTGCAGTTGCCGGTATGCACGCATTCCTTTTGCTAAAAAGGAAAAACTCGACATTGCATATGAGGGCTCTTAAGATCGCGATGGCTTTCGCCACGGTGGCTTCTCTCATTCAACCCCTTGTCGGTCACTTCGCAGCCCAGAAAGTTGCTGAGTATCAACCTGCAAAATTAGCAGCGATGGAGGCTCACTTCCATACCGAGCCGCGCGCGTCTTTGATAATAGGTGGTATTCCTGACGTCAATACAGGCGAAGTACACGGGGCGATTAAACTTCCGGGCATGCTAAGCTTTTTAGCCTTTAATGATTTCAATGCCACTGTCAAAGGCCTTTATGATTTTCCCAGAGAGGACTGGCCACCGGTCATGGTCACTCACTTTGCCTTTCAAATCATGGTGGGCTTGGGGTCGTTGATGATCGGGTTGGGGCTTTTGTATGTATTCCTGATTCGGAAAAATATTTTGCCGAACTGGTTTTTAAAAATTTTAATAGGTGCGGCACCTCTGGGGTTTGTTGCTATTGAGGCAGGTTGGGTTGTCACAGAGGTCGGACGCCAGCCCTGGATAATTTATGGAGTTATGAAAACCAGGGACGCCGTAACACCCATGCCTGGTATTCAGTTTCACTTCTATCTGTTTCTTGTTCTGTATCTCTTTTTGTCTTTTGTGACAGCTTGGTTGTTCCGTCGCCAACTTCAGGTGGCCGAGGGTAATATGACAAAGGAGGCTCAAGGTGATTGA
- a CDS encoding RNA-binding protein: protein MGKKIYVGNLSYQLDEQTLADAFAEFGNVESARIVTDRETGRSKGFAFVEMSTDDEAATAIAKLNGAELSGRAMNVSEAKPMAPRENRGGGFGGGRGGGGRGGFGGGNRGPR, encoded by the coding sequence ATGGGTAAAAAAATCTACGTAGGAAATCTTTCTTACCAACTAGACGAACAAACTCTTGCAGACGCTTTTGCTGAATTCGGTAACGTTGAATCTGCACGTATCGTAACTGATCGTGAAACAGGCCGTAGCAAAGGTTTCGCATTCGTAGAAATGTCTACTGATGATGAAGCTGCTACAGCAATCGCTAAATTGAACGGCGCTGAACTTTCTGGCCGTGCAATGAACGTTTCTGAAGCAAAACCAATGGCTCCTCGTGAGAACCGTGGTGGCGGCTTCGGTGGCGGCCGTGGCGGCGGCGGACGTGGTGGTTTCGGCGGTGGTAACCGCGGTCCTCGCTAG
- a CDS encoding 2-methylaconitate cis-trans isomerase PrpF family protein encodes MTSYRALYMRGGTSRALIFNETDLPADRKSWDALFLRALGSPDSYGRQLDGMGGGISSLSKVAIVRTSKHPGADVDYTFAQVSVTEAKVDYKGNCGNISSAIGPFAVMQGLCKVTGDEACVRIFNTNTQKIIHSYFPLKNTQPEFSGKFEIPGVSGTGAPIRLEFQEPGGASTGKLLPTGKICETLQVQGVGPIEVSMVDAANACVFVRAQDVGMTGKEMPIELEQAKDLLKRLDLIRRHASVAMGISKDVEDAKNYIAIPYIGIISAAANKDMDFEMRVIASGQPHKALPLTVSLCAAVTAKLPGSVIHEAVQGRSLKQVRIGMPSGILQLDADVENRNGHWSVRSGSFFRTARPLFQGEVFI; translated from the coding sequence ATGACTTCATATCGCGCACTCTACATGAGAGGTGGCACCAGCCGTGCCTTGATCTTCAATGAAACCGATTTGCCTGCGGATCGTAAATCCTGGGACGCATTGTTTTTGCGGGCTCTGGGAAGCCCCGACAGTTACGGACGACAGTTAGACGGAATGGGTGGGGGTATCTCCTCACTAAGCAAAGTCGCTATCGTGCGAACCTCAAAGCACCCTGGGGCGGATGTGGATTATACATTTGCGCAAGTATCTGTCACTGAAGCCAAGGTTGATTACAAAGGAAACTGCGGCAATATCAGCTCTGCAATCGGGCCTTTTGCAGTTATGCAGGGACTGTGCAAAGTCACGGGGGATGAAGCTTGTGTGCGCATCTTCAATACCAATACCCAAAAGATAATTCATTCATATTTCCCTCTGAAAAATACTCAACCTGAGTTCTCGGGGAAATTTGAAATTCCTGGAGTTTCAGGTACGGGGGCTCCGATTCGTCTGGAATTTCAAGAACCAGGCGGCGCCTCTACAGGAAAGCTTTTGCCGACCGGAAAAATCTGCGAGACTTTGCAGGTTCAAGGTGTCGGTCCGATTGAAGTCTCTATGGTGGATGCTGCCAATGCCTGTGTTTTTGTACGAGCGCAGGACGTGGGCATGACCGGCAAAGAAATGCCGATTGAACTTGAACAAGCCAAAGATTTGTTAAAAAGATTGGATTTGATTCGTCGTCACGCTTCGGTTGCGATGGGGATTTCCAAAGATGTTGAAGACGCAAAAAATTATATCGCGATTCCTTATATTGGCATCATCAGTGCTGCCGCAAACAAGGACATGGATTTTGAAATGCGCGTGATCGCAAGCGGTCAGCCCCACAAGGCTTTGCCATTGACGGTCTCTTTGTGTGCTGCGGTGACTGCGAAACTTCCGGGAAGTGTGATTCACGAAGCCGTCCAGGGTCGCAGTCTTAAGCAGGTTCGTATCGGAATGCCTTCTGGGATTTTGCAGTTGGATGCAGACGTTGAAAATAGAAACGGCCACTGGAGTGTTCGCAGTGGCAGTTTCTTTAGGACAGCTCGTCCTTTATTTCAGGGCGAAGTCTTTATTTAA
- a CDS encoding DUF6279 family lipoprotein: MKTKKWKLFAISISLICSGCGSSNPFMDAFLGGMSVTKVESYFDLDQKQEKEFEKNLQQDLARLKQEQMQKFANSMREIDHRIPTEKVNSEILSETFDVLEKEYDRSASYFKNSAWKMVSSLREEQFLYFEKRVRKEIVIAREQVVESKNEELLQRFRKQIAYWVGPTSIHQNQAIQHFIANEPFPWKERIDNRESILNNFMAQRKDPVKLRAMTEKFLEDYDSLRTPEYAQAMQNYEGKLKGFLNKFWSTLSYDQKQAMQASLNKQALELDRMASTQSDVFK; encoded by the coding sequence ATGAAAACAAAAAAATGGAAGCTATTTGCGATATCGATTTCATTGATTTGCAGTGGGTGTGGCAGCTCAAATCCCTTTATGGATGCGTTTTTGGGCGGAATGTCCGTCACCAAGGTCGAGAGCTATTTCGATTTAGATCAAAAGCAGGAAAAGGAATTTGAGAAAAATCTGCAGCAGGATCTGGCGCGATTAAAGCAGGAGCAGATGCAAAAGTTCGCCAACTCCATGCGCGAAATTGATCATCGTATTCCCACAGAGAAAGTGAATTCCGAAATTCTCAGTGAAACCTTCGACGTGCTGGAGAAAGAATATGACCGCTCTGCCAGCTATTTTAAAAATTCAGCATGGAAGATGGTCTCTTCTTTAAGAGAAGAACAATTTCTTTATTTTGAAAAGAGAGTCAGGAAAGAAATCGTCATCGCCCGAGAGCAGGTGGTGGAGAGCAAGAACGAAGAGCTGCTGCAAAGGTTTCGTAAGCAGATTGCATACTGGGTAGGGCCCACGAGCATCCATCAGAATCAGGCGATTCAACATTTCATAGCAAATGAACCCTTTCCCTGGAAAGAGCGTATCGACAATCGCGAAAGTATTTTGAATAACTTTATGGCGCAACGTAAAGATCCCGTAAAGCTTCGTGCGATGACGGAAAAGTTTTTGGAAGACTATGATTCCTTGCGCACTCCCGAATATGCTCAGGCCATGCAAAACTATGAAGGAAAGCTTAAGGGATTTTTAAACAAGTTTTGGAGCACGTTAAGTTATGATCAAAAGCAGGCGATGCAAGCTAGCCTTAATAAACAGGCACTAGAGCTGGATCGCATGGCCTCAACTCAATCAGATGTATTTAAATAA